A portion of the candidate division KSB1 bacterium genome contains these proteins:
- the tyrS gene encoding tyrosine--tRNA ligase has translation MEHDNVLDILKERGFVQQITDEAALSKILAQEKIAAYIGFDPTADSLHAGSLIPIMALMHFQRQGHFPIVVLGDGTAMIGDPSGKTEMRQMLYEDQIRNNCEKIKSQLNRFLKFDEGKAALVQNGDWLLKLNYISFLREIGRHFSVNRMLAAETYRLRLETGLSFLEFNYQLLQAYDFLVLFQNHRCILQMGGDDQWGNIVAGIDLIRRIEGKEAYGLTFPLLVAAGGHKMGKTARGALWLDPEKTTPYEYYQYWVNIDDRDVKRFLAYFTFLPMEEVNRLGALQGADLREAKRILAYEATKLTHGEAAANSAEQASRAIFGSKQGELDGMPTTYITKVQIERGINVVDLFHQVGLVKSKSDGRRLIQQGGCYVNDRKVTSIEQDITKDYLKNSYIILRVGQKRYHRVVVE, from the coding sequence TTGGAACATGATAATGTATTGGATATCTTAAAAGAGCGGGGTTTCGTCCAACAAATAACTGATGAAGCTGCTCTATCCAAGATACTTGCACAAGAGAAAATCGCCGCCTACATTGGATTTGATCCGACAGCCGATAGCCTTCATGCTGGCAGCTTAATTCCGATTATGGCTTTGATGCATTTTCAACGGCAAGGTCATTTCCCAATCGTGGTTTTGGGCGATGGAACCGCTATGATTGGTGATCCCAGCGGAAAAACGGAAATGCGGCAAATGCTTTATGAAGATCAAATTCGAAACAATTGTGAAAAAATAAAATCGCAATTAAATCGTTTTCTCAAGTTTGATGAGGGAAAAGCTGCTTTGGTTCAGAATGGCGATTGGTTATTGAAGCTGAACTATATCAGTTTTCTCAGAGAGATTGGTCGGCATTTTAGTGTTAATCGAATGCTGGCGGCAGAGACATATAGACTTCGATTAGAAACTGGCTTGTCGTTTTTAGAATTCAATTATCAACTGTTGCAGGCGTATGATTTTTTGGTGCTATTTCAAAATCATCGCTGTATTTTACAAATGGGGGGTGATGATCAGTGGGGCAATATCGTGGCTGGAATCGATTTAATTCGAAGGATCGAAGGAAAAGAAGCTTATGGTCTAACTTTTCCGCTGTTAGTAGCAGCCGGTGGGCACAAAATGGGCAAGACAGCACGTGGTGCGCTTTGGCTGGATCCAGAAAAAACGACGCCGTATGAGTATTATCAATATTGGGTGAATATCGATGATAGAGACGTGAAGCGATTTTTGGCATATTTTACGTTTCTTCCGATGGAGGAAGTCAATCGATTAGGAGCGTTACAGGGTGCTGATCTTCGAGAGGCCAAGCGGATTTTGGCTTATGAGGCGACCAAATTAACGCATGGTGAAGCTGCGGCCAATTCGGCAGAACAAGCATCTCGAGCAATTTTTGGATCCAAACAGGGCGAGCTGGACGGTATGCCGACAACATATATCACCAAAGTGCAAATAGAACGTGGGATAAATGTCGTCGATTTATTTCACCAGGTAGGGCTTGTCAAATCGAAAAGTGATGGACGAAGGTTAATTCAGCAAGGTGGCTGCTATGTGAATGATCGCAAAGTGACGTCAATAGAACAAGATATCACAAAAGATTATTTAAAAAATTCATATATCATCCTGCGGGTGGGTCAAAAGAGATATCATCGAGTGGTGGTTGAATAA